One segment of Heterodontus francisci isolate sHetFra1 chromosome 28, sHetFra1.hap1, whole genome shotgun sequence DNA contains the following:
- the LOC137345181 gene encoding neuropeptides capa receptor-like, with protein sequence MGKPVILLMKDIYYPILAGLGVLVNLVAIVILSRRNCGLSKCISVYMVSMATADLLVMIINVMVYHIFSYRFPLSFLSYTPVCRIVIYMTTITFDLSVWFTVSFTFDRFVAVCFEKFKVRYCTARTVGVVITVFCFLSLFKNIPFLFAYEPQQTINKVQWGCRPNVDFFSSPLGTAWVWFHSAWLVWLPFTLIASFNCSTIGRILVANRTRRNLRGNRSEYLSDSEMENRRKSIILLFTVSGSFILFWLTAAVSFVSTRLANINYYRGDRTAPEYIATETGTCLKFVSCIQNPCIYVATQRKFRDELKNVLKSLWPESITAVRRDDILNETSSEAIWVELRNTKGATTLRGVYYRQPNRETEIEEQIFRHRYDRKNKRAIIVGDFNYPNVDWKTNSVKGTEGTKFLNCIQEKSFNWHVTRPTRGGTIPDLVFNNESEEVDGIAMGYHFGAGDLLQSCKELDDTNIVVNQEQCEILDMISIMREEVREGLTSLKVDKSPGQNGLYPRLSKEASEKITGALRIIVKSSLDTVTGKLEEGSAVDVVYMDFTRAFDKVPHGRLVRKMKAHGIQWNVASWIESWLRDGKQRIVADGLRVESGFQ encoded by the exons ATGGGGAAACCAGTTATTCTGCTGATGAAAGACATTTACTACCCCATTCTCGCAGGCCTGGGTGTCCTTG tgaacttggtggcgattgtgattctctCCCGAAGAAACTGCggcctttccaaatgtatttctgtttatatggtgtccatggcaacagcagatctcctggtcatGATTATCAATGTAATGGTGTATCATATTTTCAGTTATCgctttccactttcattcctgtcttacacCCCCGTGTGTAGGATTGTTATATACATGACAACTATCACctttgatttgtctgtttggttcacagtctcCTTCACGTTTGACCGTTTTGTAGCTGTCTGCTTCGAGAAGTTTAAGGTAAGATATTGCACAGCAAGAACTGTAGGCGTGGTTATAACAGTGTTCTGTTTCTTGAGTTTGTTCAAGAACATCCCCTTTTTATTTGCATATGAACCTCAGCAAAcaattaacaaggtgcagtggggctgtcggccaaatgtggattttttttcctcaccactcggtacagcgtgggtctggtttcacagcgcctggctcgtttggcttccttttactttaattgcctcatttaattgttcaaccattggacgtattttagtggccaatagaacccgcaggaatctccggggtaacaggagtgagtatctcagtgattcagaaatggagaaccgaaggaaatccattattttattgttcactgtatcgggcagttttatactgttctggtTGACAGCTGCCGTGAGTTTCGTGTCGACCAGGCTGGCAAACATCAATTATTACCGTGGTGACCGCACAGCCCCTGAATATATCGCCACTGAAACCGGAACGTGCCTTAAATTTGTGAGTTGTATTCAAAACCCATGTATTTATGTAGcgacccagagaaaattcagagatgaactgaagaatgtgttgaaatctcTCTGGCCA gaatcaataacagctgtgaggagggatgatattctaaatgaaacgtccagtgaggccatatgggttgagctcagaaatactaAAGGGGCAACCACACTACGAGGAGTGTACTATCGACAACCAaatagagagacggagatagaagaacaaatatttaGGCACAGGTATGATCGCAAAAACaagagggcaataatagttggggatttcaactaccctaatgtcGACTGGaagacaaacagtgtgaagggcacggagggcacaaaattcttgaactgcattcaagagaaatcTTTTAACTGGCACGTAACAAgaccaacgagagggggcacaattccagatttagtcttcaATAATGAATCTGAAGAAGTGGATGGAATAGCAATGGGTTACCATTTTGGAGCTGGTGACCTTTtgcaaagctgcaag GAGTTGGATGACACAAACATTGTAGTtaaccaggagcagtgtgaaatattagatatgataagcataatgagggaggaagtacgagagggtctaacatccttgaaagtggataaatcaccagggcagaaTGGATTGTATCCGAGGTTGTCAAAGGAAGCCAGCGAGAAAATAACGGGTGCTCTGAGGATCAtcgtcaaatcctcactggatacag taacagggaagCTTgaagagggtagtgcagtggatgtggtctacatggattttactcgggcatttgacaaggtcccacatggcagactggtcagaaaaatgaaagcccatgggatacagtggaATGTGGCAAGCTGGATCGAAAGTTGGCTCAGGGacgggaaacaaaggatagttgCCGACGGTTTGCgagtggaaagcggtttccagtag